The following are encoded in a window of Lichenicola cladoniae genomic DNA:
- the dnaJ gene encoding molecular chaperone DnaJ, translating to MAKQDYYATLEVARDASADDLKKAYRKLAMKYHPDRNAGDKASEARFKELNEAYDVLKDDQKRAAYDRFGHAAFEGGGPGPGGGGFEAGGGLGDIFDQVFGDMMGGRRGGGGGPRAGADVRAQVEISLTDAFSGIKVPLRVPSRIACEACNGSGSEDKARGAETCPTCHGAGKVRAQQGFFLVERGCPTCGGRGRVVRNPCKVCRGAGTVERDRNISVDIPAGIEDGTRLRVQGEGEAGPQGSPNGDLYLHVGVKPHEIFQRDGATVVVRVPVGMTMAALGGHVEVPVVDGTRTKLTVPAGSQTGDQHRLRGKGFSALRSSARGDMYVVFAVETPRHLTKRQRELLEEFQAEGGENDKSNPETEGFFSRVRDFFEGRS from the coding sequence ATGGCCAAGCAGGATTACTACGCGACCTTGGAGGTCGCTCGGGATGCCTCTGCGGACGACCTCAAGAAGGCGTATCGCAAACTCGCCATGAAGTACCACCCGGATCGAAATGCCGGGGACAAGGCCTCCGAAGCCCGGTTCAAGGAGCTCAACGAGGCCTACGACGTCCTGAAGGACGACCAGAAGCGCGCGGCCTACGATCGCTTCGGCCATGCCGCGTTCGAAGGTGGCGGCCCCGGGCCAGGCGGCGGCGGCTTCGAGGCCGGCGGTGGTCTGGGCGACATCTTCGACCAGGTGTTCGGCGACATGATGGGCGGGCGTCGTGGTGGTGGCGGTGGTCCGCGTGCCGGCGCCGATGTCCGTGCCCAGGTCGAGATCAGCCTTACCGATGCGTTCTCCGGCATCAAGGTGCCGTTGCGCGTGCCCAGCCGGATCGCCTGCGAGGCCTGCAACGGCAGCGGTTCCGAGGACAAGGCGCGCGGTGCCGAGACCTGTCCGACCTGCCATGGTGCCGGCAAGGTCCGGGCGCAGCAGGGCTTCTTCCTGGTCGAGCGTGGCTGCCCGACCTGCGGCGGGCGTGGCCGTGTCGTACGCAATCCGTGCAAGGTCTGCCGCGGCGCCGGCACCGTAGAGCGCGACCGCAACATCTCCGTTGATATCCCCGCCGGCATCGAGGACGGGACCCGTCTGCGCGTGCAGGGCGAAGGCGAGGCAGGACCGCAGGGTTCGCCGAATGGCGATCTGTATCTGCATGTCGGTGTGAAGCCGCACGAGATATTCCAGCGTGACGGGGCGACCGTAGTGGTCCGGGTGCCGGTCGGCATGACGATGGCGGCGTTGGGTGGTCACGTCGAAGTGCCGGTAGTCGACGGCACCCGCACCAAACTCACCGTTCCGGCTGGCAGCCAGACCGGTGACCAGCACAGGCTGCGTGGTAAGGGTTTCTCGGCTCTGCGCAGTTCGGCGCGTGGCGATATGTATGTCGTCTTCGCGGTCGAGACTCCGCGTCACCTGACCAAGCGTCAGCGCGAGCTGCTCGAGGAATTCCAGGCCGAAGGCGGCGAGAACGACAAGAGCAATCCAGAAACGGAAGGGTTCTTCAGCCGGGTCCGGGACTTCTTCGAGGGAAGAAGCTGA
- the dapB gene encoding 4-hydroxy-tetrahydrodipicolinate reductase produces the protein MRIGIAGIAGRVGRLLVQEVGLAGAELSGGTVRPGSTVRSPDPDVFVFKDLAALAAQSDVVIDFTHFDTVAVHADTLSGSGTSWILGTTGLSPQTQASVERAARHIPIVQAANFSPGVALVLDLARRMTLALPAEVYDAEILEMHHRQKVDAPSGTALALGHVVAGARGVRLDDMRESGRDGHAGPRGPGAIGFAALRGGQIVGEHTLIFTSGSEQLALTHRAFDRAVFAAGAVRAALWAEGRSPGLYGMEDVLGLR, from the coding sequence ATGCGCATAGGCATTGCCGGAATAGCCGGTCGCGTCGGCCGTTTGCTCGTCCAGGAAGTTGGCCTGGCCGGTGCCGAACTGTCCGGTGGCACTGTCCGGCCCGGCAGCACCGTCCGGTCGCCCGATCCGGATGTTTTCGTGTTCAAGGATCTCGCGGCCCTGGCAGCGCAGTCCGATGTTGTTATTGATTTCACCCATTTCGATACTGTGGCGGTCCACGCGGATACATTGTCGGGCAGTGGCACGAGCTGGATACTCGGTACGACCGGCCTGTCGCCTCAAACGCAGGCTTCGGTCGAACGGGCCGCCCGGCACATCCCGATCGTCCAGGCTGCCAATTTTTCCCCAGGCGTTGCCCTGGTCCTCGACCTTGCCAGGCGCATGACACTGGCATTGCCGGCCGAAGTTTACGACGCCGAAATTCTCGAGATGCATCATCGGCAGAAGGTCGATGCCCCGTCCGGAACCGCGCTGGCACTCGGGCATGTCGTCGCCGGCGCACGTGGCGTGCGCCTGGACGACATGCGCGAGAGTGGTCGTGATGGCCATGCCGGGCCACGCGGTCCGGGCGCGATCGGGTTTGCTGCCCTGCGCGGTGGGCAGATCGTCGGTGAACACACGCTTATCTTCACGTCCGGAAGCGAGCAGCTTGCCTTGACCCATCGTGCGTTCGATCGTGCAGTGTTCGCCGCCGGTGCGGTCCGGGCGGCACTTTGGGCAGAGGGGCGTTCGCCCGGTTTATACGGTATGGAGGACGTCCTGGGACTTCGCTGA
- the metK gene encoding methionine adenosyltransferase, whose translation MRNKGDFLFTSESVSEGHPDKVADRISDTVLDCFLAADPEARVACETLVTTNRIVLAGEVRGPASVTQELLVEATRAAVRDIGYDQSGFSWRNAEVQYYLHAQSADIAVGVDSDGNKDEGAGDQGIMFGFATRETETLMPAPIHYAHGILRRMNELRKSGDPRGRGLQPDAKSQVTLHYVDGRPVGATSVVISTQHDEGMAQADIREALRGIVADVLPAGWEVPEDQFYVNPTGIFVIGGPDGDCGLTGRKIIVDTYGGAAPHGGGAFSGKDPTKVDRSAAYVCRYLAKNIVAAGLADRCTLQIAYAIGVSQPLSVYVDLDGSGHDVDEARLERVLREVVDLTPRGIRKHLRLNRPIYAATAAYGHFGRTPDPAADSFTWEKTDLVETLQQAFNR comes from the coding sequence ATGCGCAACAAGGGCGACTTCCTGTTCACGTCGGAGTCAGTGTCCGAGGGCCACCCGGACAAGGTAGCCGATCGGATCAGCGATACCGTGCTCGACTGCTTCCTGGCAGCCGACCCGGAGGCACGCGTTGCCTGCGAGACGCTGGTCACTACCAATCGCATCGTCCTTGCCGGCGAGGTCCGCGGGCCGGCGTCGGTGACCCAGGAACTCCTGGTCGAGGCGACCCGCGCCGCGGTCCGTGACATTGGCTACGACCAGTCCGGCTTCTCCTGGCGCAACGCCGAAGTGCAGTACTATCTGCATGCCCAGTCCGCCGACATTGCGGTCGGTGTCGACAGCGACGGCAACAAGGACGAGGGCGCCGGCGACCAGGGCATCATGTTCGGCTTCGCCACACGCGAGACCGAAACGCTCATGCCTGCGCCGATCCATTACGCGCATGGCATCCTGCGTCGCATGAACGAGCTGCGCAAAAGTGGCGACCCGCGCGGCCGCGGCCTGCAGCCGGACGCCAAGAGCCAGGTGACGCTGCACTATGTCGACGGCAGGCCGGTCGGCGCCACCAGCGTGGTGATCTCGACCCAGCATGACGAGGGCATGGCGCAGGCCGACATCCGCGAGGCATTGCGCGGCATCGTCGCCGACGTGCTGCCCGCCGGCTGGGAGGTTCCCGAGGACCAGTTCTACGTCAACCCGACCGGGATCTTCGTGATCGGCGGTCCGGACGGCGATTGTGGCCTGACCGGGCGCAAGATCATCGTCGACACCTACGGCGGAGCGGCTCCTCACGGCGGCGGCGCCTTCTCCGGCAAGGATCCGACCAAGGTCGATCGCTCGGCTGCCTATGTGTGCCGCTACCTGGCCAAGAACATCGTCGCCGCCGGCCTCGCCGACCGCTGCACCCTGCAGATCGCCTACGCGATCGGCGTGTCGCAGCCGCTTTCGGTCTATGTCGATCTCGACGGGTCCGGCCACGATGTGGACGAGGCGCGACTGGAGCGGGTGTTGCGCGAAGTCGTGGACCTCACCCCGCGCGGGATCCGCAAGCATTTGCGCCTGAACCGCCCGATCTATGCCGCCACCGCGGCATACGGTCATTTCGGACGCACCCCGGACCCAGCCGCGGACAGCTTTACCTGGGAAAAGACCGACCTGGTCGAGACCCTGCAGCAAGCCTTCAACCGCTAG
- the trmB gene encoding tRNA (guanine(46)-N(7))-methyltransferase TrmB — translation MAVKPPPDRLYGRQRSHPLRPRQQLLLDVALPRLRFAEADAAAPVQAFDRAPDQLWLEVGFGGGEHSLAQHEANPAVGLIACEVFENGLCSLLSRLVPEGAEATSPVPEMLRVWDDDARTLLRLLPDACLDRLFLLFPDPWPKTRHAKRRFVHPETIPLLARVLKPGATWRVASDDPTYQAWVTEVMGAQEVFEASAPATERPEGWPPTRYEAKALAAGRHPFYWSFVRRG, via the coding sequence ATGGCGGTGAAGCCGCCGCCTGATCGCCTCTACGGCCGCCAGCGCAGCCATCCCTTGCGGCCACGGCAGCAACTGCTGCTGGACGTGGCGCTGCCGCGGCTGCGGTTCGCCGAAGCAGATGCCGCTGCTCCGGTGCAGGCATTCGATCGTGCACCGGACCAGCTCTGGCTGGAGGTCGGCTTCGGCGGCGGCGAGCATAGCCTGGCCCAGCACGAGGCCAATCCGGCGGTCGGCCTGATCGCCTGCGAGGTCTTCGAGAACGGCCTCTGTTCGCTGCTGTCGCGGCTGGTGCCGGAGGGGGCCGAGGCCACCTCGCCGGTGCCGGAGATGCTGAGGGTGTGGGACGATGATGCCCGGACGCTGCTCCGGTTGCTGCCCGACGCCTGCCTCGACCGGCTGTTCCTGCTGTTCCCGGACCCCTGGCCGAAAACCCGGCACGCCAAGCGCCGGTTCGTGCATCCGGAAACCATCCCGCTGCTGGCACGTGTGCTGAAGCCGGGTGCTACCTGGCGTGTCGCCAGCGACGATCCGACATACCAGGCCTGGGTGACCGAGGTGATGGGCGCCCAGGAGGTGTTCGAGGCCTCGGCCCCGGCCACCGAGCGCCCGGAGGGCTGGCCGCCGACGCGTTACGAGGCGAAGGCGCTCGCGGCTGGAAGACACCCGTTCTACTGGTCGTTCGTCCGGCGCGGGTGA